GTCGAACAGCGCGGCGATCACCGCCGATTCGCCCTTCTGGAGGTGTTCCGCGGCGGTCGCGGTCGCGCACTCGAGGTCGCGAGCGACGTCTTCGATCGTCGCGCGGCGGGGCGCGTCGTAGTAGCCGATCTCGAGGGCGGTTTCGATCGCCTCACGCTGGCGGGGAGCGAGCCGGTCGAGTGCGCGTTCCGGCGCGACGCCGTCGCCGCCGACGGCCTCGACCGTCACGTCGACGCCGGCCGGCACGCCCTCGACGGCGGCCTGAATGTCGGCGTCCGACCCCACGATGGTGAACGTGTTGCTGCCGTCGTCGTTGCACTCGATCGGCGGGACCGTCAGCAGCCCGCCGCGGGTAAAGTTCTCGAACAGCGACCGCGCGGCCGCCGACACCTCCCCCTCGAAAAAGCAGTGACACTCCCGCTCCGAGAGCGGCAGTACCTCGTAGTCGCGGACGTCCTCGCTGTCCTCTAGGACGCGCTCGAACC
This portion of the Halopiger aswanensis genome encodes:
- a CDS encoding helix-turn-helix domain-containing protein; the encoded protein is MKRVRITLQPTGDYAPPIYDLLAGGANYLEAVRIVNWNVATPPTAFLLRIRGDYRRFERVLEDSEDVRDYEVLPLSERECHCFFEGEVSAAARSLFENFTRGGLLTVPPIECNDDGSNTFTIVGSDADIQAAVEGVPAGVDVTVEAVGGDGVAPERALDRLAPRQREAIETALEIGYYDAPRRATIEDVARDLECATATAAEHLQKGESAVIAALFDG